A genomic stretch from Engraulis encrasicolus isolate BLACKSEA-1 chromosome 10, IST_EnEncr_1.0, whole genome shotgun sequence includes:
- the LOC134457508 gene encoding uncharacterized protein DDB_G0271670-like, translating to MESSPSSGGERKSMDHSLRRLKQELVCMREAGEGLEAQMSSMMGALQELKLLRLQTALERLDLSCNTHTHTRGPDTHTSNTHTHTRGPDTHTSNTHTHTRSPDTHTSNTHTHALDTHMANTHTHTHISCQTINSHNDMQTQTHTQIHINSHTQTHTRTRTNTQTYTRANTQTYTRRSQPLFEEIPFPDPPPPEDLLSDLPPPEEEEDLLFNTLPKAPRLLNSPLLSDALSLSDVSMEEASSPPPPPPPPRPRKKKRRSSHQEILNSSTSSSSSSSSSCSAPSSRSGQGLRSERSSVHSGHSASGCEEGNSTCSSSSSSSSEGSGSASGTSSASGTTSSSGSGSSSGSGSSWSSEGGGGRKSKRKPGRHGDAAGDPPVAPPPRPPSLSDLQELLLCLSRQGPPLRSHTHSLGAGEGAGEGDEDWPSSLMSSRRTRQPLVLGDSFLADLVGNWLDLPDVGGSNGEEDEEVMSGEHGHKALDHAPRMSRTQELRRRLALTTGLFKKVLRSVRPDRDRLLKQRPGWPDPTDPAPALHPSSALLLHPPGAEQRLSKRTRKATSAAAAAAKPKAPLYRPFWSRKGKPGVALPSDKLPPLGIGPPRLPLGTAGMEMLSGGGVWVPMEGGCPLFDPNAAIWV from the exons gTGTGTATGCGTGAGGCAGGGGAGGGGCTTGAGGCCCAGATGTCCTCCATGATGGGCGCTCTACAGGAGCTGAAGCTGCTGCGACTGCAGACGGCTCTGGAACGCCTGGACCtgtcctgcaacacacacacacacacacgcggcccagacacacacacctcaaacacacacacacacacacgcggcccagacacacacacctcaaacacacacacacacacacgcagcccagacacacacacgtcaaacacgcacacacacgccctggacacacacatggcaaacacacacacgcacacacacatctcctgccAGACCATAAACTCGCACAAtgacatgcagacacaaacacacacgcagatacacatcaactcacacacgcagacacacacacgcacgcgcacgaacACCCAAACGTACACACGCGCGAACACGCAAACGTACACGCGCCGCAGCCAACCGCTGTTTGAGGAGATCCCGTTCCccgacccccctccccccgaGGACCTCCTCTCTGATCTCCCTCCCcccgaggaagaggaagacctCCTCTTCAACACCCTCCCCAAAGCCCCACGCCTCCTcaactcccccctcctctccgatgccctctccctctctgatgtctccatggaggaggccagctcgcccccacctcctcctcctcctcctcgcccccgCAAGAAGAAGAGGCGCTCCTCACACCAGGAGATCCtcaactcctccacctcctcctcctcctcctcctcctcctcctgctctgcgcCCTCCTCCAGGTCAGGCCAGGGTTTGAGGTCGGAGAGGAGCAGTGTTCACTCTGGCCACAGCGCCTCCGGCTGTGAGGAGGGGAactccacctgctcctcctcctcctcctcctcctctgagggTTCCGGTTCCGCTTCCGGAACCAGCTCTGCTTCCGGAACCACCTCTAGTTCTGGCTCAGGTTCCAGTTCCGGGTCTGGCTCCAGCTGGTCGTCTGAGGGTGGTGGGGGCCGTAAGAGCAAGAGGAAGCCTGGTCGTCATGGTGATGCTGCTGGAGACCCCCCCGTGGCgcccccccctcgccccccctccctctcagACCTGCAGGAGCTGCTGCTGTGTCTGTCCAGACAGGGCCCCCccttacgctcacacacacactcgctgggGGCGGGAGAGGGGGCGGGAGAGGGCGACGAGGATTGGCCCTCCTCCCTGATGAGCAGCAGGCGTACTCGACAGCCATTGGTCCTCGGCGACAGCTTCCTGGCCGACCTGGTTGGTAATTGGCTGGACCTGCCGGATGTGGGCGGGTCTAacggggaggaggatgaggaagtgaTGTCGGGGGAACACGGGCACAAGGCGTTAGACCACGCCCCCCGCATGTCACGAACTCAGGAGCTTCGCAG GCGGTTGGCGTTGACCACGGGCCTGTTCAAGAAGGTTCTGCGCAGCGTACGTCCGGATCGGGACCGCCTCCTGAAGCAGCGACCCGGCTGGCCCGACCCGACCGACCCCGCCCCCGCTCTGCACCCCTCCTCCGCCCTCCTCCTACACCCCCCCGGGGCCGAGCAGCGCCTCTCCAAACGCACACGCAAGGCCACCAGCGCCGCCGCGGCCGCCGCCAAGCCCAAAGCTCCGCTGTACCGGCCCTTCTGGAGCCGCAAGGGGAAGCCCGGCGTCGCCCTGCCCAGCGACAAGCTCCCTCCCCTGGGCATCGGCCCGCCGCGACTCCCCCTGGGCACCGCCGGGATGGAGATGCTGAGCGGCGGGGGGGTCTGGGTGCCCATGGAGGGGGGGTGCCCGCTCTTCGACCCCAACGCCGCCATATGGGTGTGA